The nucleotide sequence GCAGTTTGGTTGAACCTCGCCCTGGTGCAGGAGCACCAGGGGGAAATATTGGGCATAACGATGCAaccagagcaaaaacatctcTTCTCACAATCAAATAAACCAGCAGCCCATTTcatagactgtttcagcacaagctgcattttatgttAATACTATGCCAAAATTTGTCCCTGTATATTTTACTTCCAgggatttttttctatttattttttctttgaagaGTCAAACAGGCTGTTAGATGTTTAATACTTTGTATTTCTTCtgagggttttacatttttgacgGTGTTCTTTAGGGATGCTTATGTCTCGTTTTTCTGTAAGCCCTTTTAATTTAGGTCTGGCTCTTATCATTCTGAGTGTGTCATCAAAATGTCAGTATGGTtacataacaacaataaagactcttgacttgatttttgaaaagttagtttagaGCCCTGCTCCTTTCTCCCATACAGTACCTTAACTCAGACTGTTGCCatcaaattaaaacttaaaccttaaatcaacaaattattaccatcagaatgaaattgtattccgatTGAGATGGctggtttatgatccataatcCGATCAGCGTCCATTTAAATACTTGTTCCGATTAACTCATGAACTTACTGCGCTTGCATGTGTAGCATGGAGCCGCAGCGCTGCGCAGCACGGAACATTATGGGATGATCATCATTTCCTCCCGCTCTCTAAACAGCAACAGCAGGAGTTCTCAACCACTCACAGAACCTGCTGCGGGTCCGTTCTATGCGCAGAACCAACGCACCTCtgcgtttgtttgttttccgcatgaagaagtacaaaacttttgctgttgttttatgCAAATTCAAACTCCctgctaatgtcagagagtTTCTtctttgaataaagcttggtgcaaGTGAACGCACGTCATGGTCGGATTATTTGACTTTCAGCCCATATAAACTGTGCATTTTCCGTTTAATCCGAACGCATTTTATTTCGATCAGGGAATGTTGCGCATATAAACAAcctcctgtcattaaccagctaacaagctaacagccaTATTAGACGAGCCATCAGACTAACATCAAGGGGGCACCCCTGAGCACGACTTTGGCCTTTTCTTGATGAAAAAAGCAATatttaatgttgtttattttttgggaGGGATTTTTTTAGCGATTTTATTGATTCATTGTTGCAGCCCCACATAAAACTATGTTTTTGAGCAGCCAAattattgtatatttttaatatccAGTAGTTTGTACTGAAATATTTCATCACAATGTTAAAATAGTTGAttctaaaaagaataaaaaaaagataatgtcttttaaaataatctctgtaagaaactaaagaaaaaaatgacatgacAATAGAGCAAAGAGAAGCCTCATCCTAAAACTAATTCATTAACGGTTCACTAAGATAATAACCAGTCGATGCTGGTGATTCAACAATCATTCAGCCAGGGAGTTCTTGATCAgctaaaataagaaaactatttaaatactAAGAGCACATCAACGTCTTATCCATTAAGCCACAAGTCAGTGTTCAGATTCATATATACGGagaagaatggacaaaaataGTGATTCCAATGTGTggacaaataaaacaagaccaattgtttttttttctttcaaacttgcccacaaaaaaaaactctggatgAGGTTGTGcattgtgaaaaatgttttgtggaCAGAAAAGCATAAGGAGGAACTTTCTGGAAAGTGTCCATCCTGGCATATGTGGTGCAATACTAAAACTTTTAGAACGAGTACATCATATGGACAGCGAAACGTGGTGGTGGTAGCGTGACTGTCAGAGGCTCCTCTCCTGCTTCAGGACCGGGACAAGTTGCTGAAACTGAGGTTAGGAAACTGAATTCTGGTCCAGCAGAAAATCCTGATGTAACGTCTCTAAGATCAAGCACACTTGAGTTCAAAAATTCATGTATGGattgctaaaaaataaataaataaaaataaatgaaggttGTGTtgtggcctaatcaaagtccagatctaaatcaaATTATGATGCAGTGGCATTGCCTTTAACAGGGCATATTCAAGGTACGGTgcttattttccttcttttgtaGGCTCTCGCAAACTTGAAAAATGTTGTATGCGcttgttgtggaaaatattaTTGACTCTGATCACATTTTgtctggatgcacctgcataactttctcgtgtgaaagaagctcacatgcttacagatttactattgtgtttccacatcTGAGAACACAGAGAAGATTACTCCCACTTCCtatgttaacccagaatgtatgAAGGTTTAGTGTCCGCTTTTCCTCtcgctctgtttcctgactgcgttcgggaacagagacattcaaacgctcaatttgaattttttaaaaaaagcttgcaaagacaaagatggATCTTTTATTTCTCGTGAGTTGTGTGCTcgcttaattgataattattaatatccaccaCATGCTACTCGGGTTATATGGGACAAGGTGCACCCTCCTCTGCCTGTGTCATCGGTGACAGCACCGGGGTTACCTCTTGCTCTGCGCGCTCCACGCGACGCTTGGCCTCGCGCTCCTCTTCTGCTGCCTGAGCTTCATCCTTCCGCACTCGCGCGACGTTGTCCTTGTTGCGGACATGCCAGCTCTTCTTCGGGAGGATGTTCATTGTTGCCCTGGAGACCAAGAACTGTTAGCAGCTGGCTAGCTGAAAAGGCTAACAAAAACTAACATAAATGTCGGTAACAAAACTGTAATGGACGCAGcagatacaaaaaaatcaatgttatAAACTCCCAAAATATTGTGTCGGAATTCATATAAAAGCAGAATCTAATAGTCAATTCGTCGCTACATTGCTTAGGCTAACATTAGCCAAACTTTGCAGCTTATCAACTCTGCTTTTTATCAAACCGTATCAAAACGGAGACGCTCTCTCCCTTActattatttttaacattttaaagctaaGACTCGATTAAAATAATAGTGTTACCGACTTGCTAGGTAAGGAGATGAACTTGCTCCTGGATGGCGCTCCACCGGAACCAGTAAActcaaacaggaagtaaacaaaGACTACACGTTGAATCGATTACAACATGGTGACACCAGAGGGCGCTCCAACCGCACTGAATGTGTCATTACATAAAGACATGATATGATGGAGGCAGGTCTAAAAGCAAACACtgggaaaaaatatatgaaacatACTATACTATAATATGTATAGTATGTGACTATACGTATTATAcaaattacttttttgtttcatgaactagatttgttgttgttattgtatCACACAGTTTAATATTAATATGTACTGCATTTTCAATCCATTTAGACaagttaatttattaatttagttatttatttattttctgtttaaagttaGCTTTGTTCTTATCACGCATTAATTTTTCTTTGCCTTTTGTCTATATTTCAGTTTCTTAAACAATTATATCCCATTGTCAAAAGGTATTAGCAAACACCATGGTAAAggtaaaatgaaacaaacatctcaggaaaaaaagtttaaaaaaattgtaaaaaaaaataaataaaagaaatacaaggAAATGCATagatatatatttgtttaataaataaatacatgtaggagaaaaataaagatcaaacaaagacagaagatggatggatggacggatggatggatggatatagtTTTACAAAATTACATTTAGATCCATGTCGTTGAGTTTAGTCATGATGTTGTTCTACACTGTGTGTTTATTATGGCATCATGAAGTAATTTTGAAATcacctttgaaaaaaaataaagatttttttattagatattaaataatttataatgaaCATTCTCTGATTAAATGATTATATCTTATCTTAGAGAGAAAATACATCTATATTATTCTTTGTGCAGAATTGCCTACTACAACTCAAAGGGTTTTTTATGTCATTCACTCTATACAACAGTCTTCAGTTACATTCTCAATTTGTTAtattattcaaatatttcaaaacacatgaaaaaacatgaaaacacaaaaatacgGTTTACAGATTAAGTTCATTTTTGTTCTCCTTCATTTTGCTGTTGTGTTAGAAGTTTCATCGTCTCAATCTGCTTTACCAAAAACTGTTTATCTCGTCCTACCTGTTAACCAAAAATACGGCATTGGTTACACAGCATACCCTATTTGGAAATGTTAAGAACAGCATACAGATTGTCAgattttaagaaattatttcacaTAAATATAACATACTAATTTAAGTTGAGCCCGCAGCAATGCAACCGATTTTCCATAGATAGAGGCTAAAGCTATGATGTAGCACATAACCACACTGCAGGAGAGGAAACAGACACAATTAGATATGGACCTTGAAAAGTTCAGTGATATACAGGAAGCTGAAATATAAAagcatcttaataaataaaaacatcactaAAATGAAAATTTATGTCTggaattcagttcaaaatagcatattatatagattcattacacacagagtgatTCATTTTAACAGCTTATTTCTggtaattttgattattatggCTTATAGCTAATGAAAGCCCCAAACCcaatttataatatatatatatatatatatatatatatatatatatatatatatatatatatatatatatatatacatacactgcctggccaaaaaaaagtcGCCACCTGAatttaactaagcaaatagGAACGAGCCTCCAattggataattactgcatgggtgattatgtttcagctggcaacaagttatttaactCCAATTGGTGCAATGATGTACTTCTCATTTCTCAAACAACCAAGTTGAACGACATCCTGTGGTCGTGGAAAAGATGTCAGCCTGATTCAGAAGGGTCAAATCATTTGAatgcatcaagcagagaaaacctCAAGATTGCAGAAACTACCAAATCTGAGTTAAGAACTGTCCAATTGCTAagttatatatatgtatatatatatatatatatatatatatatatatatatatatatatatatatatatatatatatatatatatatatttatttatttatataatggtCGTAAGTGATATTCTAATTGTCTACTATACTGAATTTTGAATTTTTCATAAACTATAAGCCACAGTCAATCAGCGTGTTATCAATCTGAAATATACAAGTCTCtctttttgaattttattcGAAATAAAGTATGTCTTATGTggtattttatttgattaaGATGAACTTGTACAGTCAGTGTCAGCATTTTGATCAGAAGCCAAATTGTACTTACCATGATAGGGCAAAAAGAGGTATAGAAAAAGCTTGTGAGCCGATAAAGAACAGAAAGTCTTGTGTTACTTTAGAAAGATTGTAGAAAGAGTTTGGAACCGTCTGCCACATTCTGGGTAAGTTACGGAAAGGCCCACAGGCCTGTGATGGATGGATTCTGTTtggaaaggaagaaaacaatcatCCTTCATGAAGCAAAGTTAAATTACATCCACCGATAAATGCCAAGACTGCAGTGATCGCAGCTTGACTAAACCTGCTAATGTTTACAGTTTTGACTGAAAGAACAAGCAGATCTGTTATAACGGGAAAAAATAGGTGCAAAGAAATCGGTGCAAAAATAAGCACTCACACAGCTAGACTATAAATCATGACAACCAGGGCTAGGATCCAGCCAAACAGGAGTACTGCCAGGAAAAAGAAGGCGGAGGTGGTGGACCGAAACGTCCTAATTGCTGGACGGCAGTTGTAGAAAAGTGTGATCTGTGGAGGGAAGTGACAAGGATTAGGGACAAAACTATAAAGCACTGTGCAAGACGCTGACTCTGTTAAAGCTGCAGGTTCACCTTCTTGCAATAAAACAGGATGACAAACTTGACCGTGTTTATGAGTGGCAGCAGAGGGCAAAAGAGAGCTCCCGTCCAGACCACGGTCTGACCATAAACAAGCCCGAGCACGTTGGAGGGAACCACAAACTCCTGCCGACCCACCCACTTGGACAACTTGCAGGACCAGTTGTCCACCACCatcctaaaacaaacaaaaacaccacaTATTAACGCCATGTCGTCAAAGATGTCAGGACTGGTGCACAGACCTGTTTACCCCAATCCTTTTAGTGGAACTTGGATCTTTATGTGATGATTCATACCTGCGTGGAAACTCGACCAGCACGAGTAGTGCGATGTTAACGAGGAGGTCAAACAGCGTCAGCTTGTACATCTCCTGTCCCACACGCGTTTCCCAGCACTACGTCATTAAACAAACAAGAAGAGACAGGTGGCAACAGTTCAAAAGGTTCATGGAGAGGGCGTATGGAGTCTCTGACAACGTTCAGCCCCTCCGTTCCTGCAGGGGTTGGGAAACAGATCCTGAACAGAAGGTAGAGATAATCCAAAGAGCTTTTCATTTCCCCTCATTATCtgcagttgaaaccagatgtttacatacactataAAAAGACATAACCTTTTTGTCTCACTGTCTGACACTAAATCAGACGaaactttttcctgttttagatcTATCAGGgtaaccaaaattattttttattagctaAAAGCCAGAATAAGGATAGAGATATGCAGTTCTTATTACTTCTTTCAAATTCAGACGTTTACATAACGTTTATAAAACATTGCGAAGAATCCATACTAACCGTGTACGTACGccaagaaaaagagaaaggcgtacgaaaaaaaaaaataagattctGTATAGATTACAGCTGCACCTGAACGATTGCGTACCAGGTTCTGGCCTCTACACGCCTATATTacaccataaatggtcaatgcaaatgGGCGATGACCATAATCATGGCTATCTAACGTGTTTCTTTTCTCAGACTGGCGGTGCAGACCCCTTTGATTTTTCCGCCTAGGCTCAAACATCTGAAAACAAAGCAAGCCGAAGAAGGGGAAAAAGACAATAGCAGGTCTCTTTTGAGGATTTCCTGAAGTCTGTCCTCTTTGGGTTGCACAGCTGAAGCAATATTCAGTTTACGTGTTCTCACTGAACACACAGAAACTAAGTAATTACCGGATAAGCTTCGTGGTTGTATTGACACAGTTTACAGTCTTCTTTGTCTTCACCGCAGGTGATCTGGTACCACAGGGTGTAGAGAAGGATGCCTAGACTGATGAGACGTAAGATCACTGCCCTGAAAAAAATTAGGAGATGTGGGTTAGATCATAATACAGATTTATAATTATATGTAAACGTCTGACATTTCCTCTCCAGGCTCACATAGCACCGGGTCATTTGTAGAAGGTGAACCTCATTTCTGAACCACGGCTTCCTTTTGAAGCTTTGAATTGAGTATGTTTTGGTCAAACTTAgtaagaattttattttataaaattgcACGATTCACAAGTACATTGTTACTCAATGACGGTGCTTTAAACTGATGCTAAAACTCACAAGAATCAATTCATCAGATTTGATTGGCTGGTGCCTGGACTGCTGAATgaatttctttctctgttttgcCCATTAAATTAGTTTAGAAAACCAAAGCAACATGACAACCAATTAAACGAGCAATATGAGACATTACATTGCTTGAAATAAGTGAGAAGTGAAGATGTTTTGATTTATATCACAGAAAGCGAGTTTCCCCTACAGGAACCTTTGCAGGAAACGGAGTCGTTTTCTGGGGTTGTTTTTCCACCTTCTGGGTTCTCACTGAAGGAACCAGGATCAATTCAAACAAAACCAAGTGGAAATCTATCCTGAACACTGGTAGAAGTAGAACTTTTTGGAAGGACACCGAGCTAAAGGTGGAGCTTTGTAGTGCAAGGATATCAAACATTTCCTCAATGGTTTATTGTTCCCATCTATCTGTTTCAGTCATCTGGAATTTTGtagagaaaaacacatttaaatcacCGTAAAATTATGATAGATTGGTAATTGGTAACTTAGATAGTAAACTGTAATCCTGATCTAAACTAATCTACTGAGATCTCCAGCAGGGGGAGGAGCTACTCAGCATCAATGGATTTAATCGTCACAGAGTTTCTCGAATCCACACAGGTTAAAATTATCCTTATGAGCTCAAATATAAACTTAAAACCCTTAATATTTGGATAAACAACTCTTTTGTGTGCCCATTAAACAACTTCCTGAAATACTTAATCCGACAACATGCGTTTCATGGACCCCCAACATGTGGTTCACGGACCCCCGGATGTCTGGGGACCCCAGTTTGAAGGACGCTTACTCAGAGTACTGAGAgagacatgaaaaaaacactgcaaaccTTAATAGTGCCATTATCACAGTAGCGCCGGGGGGATATTTTTCTATCAAAGCGATTTGGTCGCACAGCAGAGGCACCAAGAAGTTCCCGCTGGTGATGACAATAGAAGGCAGATACTCATAAAATAATCCCAGGATCCCTTCCACCTCGCTATTTCCCTGTTGGACAGAAATCGGAGACAAAGAATGAGCCGGCACGTTTAACAACCAGCACCATGATGCGATGTGTTACATAATTTACTTGGCTGAATTCAGTCGCTATTTTGATGGCAAAGATGGCCGCTCCGATGAGACCGGCTGCaactaaaaacatcaaaaccCGCGAAGAGTATAATATAACTTTGCTGCACAACGTGAGGGAGGCTGCATGCTTCTTTAGGCGCTCCTCCTCCAGATCCACctggcagagacacaaaagacaGGTCAGTTAGACCAAAGGGCTCCAAACCGCATTCTGTGGTCCGTTTGCAGCCGTCGGACCAGAAATCACAGATGGTATAGATGTATCCTGTCAGGTtgacacacttttttttccttttactgttTTCAGTGAAAGTCAGCCTTTCAAAAAAGATGCAgacaaacattttctaaaaatggaaaatgttgaGCATCGAACACAACATATTGTGTTTTAATAGCCGCTTCTATTTACCACAAACACTAAATATTTGTGGTTCTACATACTGTGAAAGCAAGATATTATAAAACCACAAACATTTGGAGACTTTTATTCAAAAGCAGACTTGGGTGCACCCATTAATTAGACTTGGCCAAATTCACCAAGCGTGTTTGAAGTAAAAGTAACCCATAACCTATAGTTGTTGCTCTAAATGGactcaaagtttttcttttactccaAGACAATTATGAACAGCTTACCACCCAAATTTAGGAGATTATTAATTGTTAGTTAatggttttaataataaaaatatgcaaGCACCGTTTTGTATTTCAGATCtgcattttctattttctctattctacaaaaatctaaaactttTGTACATTTCAGTTAAATATTACATGTATATTACATGTATGTATTTAGCCTTGAGctggcaaaaaaataatctcATCTCTGTTTTGtggttaaaagaaaattaacttttttttggcctGTCAGTACTTTCATCTTTAAGATTTTGGCCAGCGTGGCAAAATGTTTGGACACAAGTGAACAGAAGGGCTCCGTCCCTCTTGCTCTTCTACACATTAACCCAGCGAGCTCTCCGCAGACCTGTAGCTGGTAGTAgatgtttctctgtttcagttTGGTGGCCTTGCTTCCCAGGCAGCCGTAGTCCCAACCAGTGAAGACGGTCATGCTGTAGTTGCTCACACTGCGGCCTCCGGTCGTCACTGCAACTTGAGCTGCTTTGCCCATTCTGCGTTTGAGCAGCGAGACAGAGACGAGAACAGGTCAGCGTGACTGAACCCTCCGTTCTGGGTTTTAGATGTAACAACAACAAACGGATACAATGACATTTTTGCCTTTCAGCAGTAAATGTAGTGAGGTTTCGCAAAGGAACTGACCGTACTATGATGCAAAGGAGGCAAAAGGCGAAGTAGAAGACAGCAGTGAATAGATATGCAAGGGGGATGTTGTAGGAAAAGTTGTCGTCCTGCACCACTGTATTGTTGTAGTAGCCATAAAACATGTATGAATACTCCATAAATCCCTGCATAGTGATGAGAGAGGGGACAGTTATTCAGGAAAATGTATAGAAACTGTAAAAAAGCAACATCAGATAGAACCAAATCTTTGTTTTTAGCAACAAACTAGCTTGTACTATAGCCCTGCATCACTActagctgctgcaggaagttagaaaaataGCCACTCCCATCATTCATTTCTTCAAAAAGCCTGAAATTTTTTACCGCCTGCCAATTCCTGTCATGGGACAACCATCTAGACGGCAACTATTGGAGTCAGGGTGTTCAGTAGTTTTTCTATATGGATTTTGCTAAGGAAATTGATTTAATAATGACTGAGTTAATAGCATCAGAGATAACGTTGCCCCTGGCAGTGAGATGTGCAATATGCATGTCAGCATCAATTATTGACATatagttatgaaaaaaaaatcaaaactccccattaaatatcctcatttttttttaaatcaagaatacatttcaaaatgagCCTTGTTTCACTCACTGATAAATATGAACAGGTGCAATGTGAGGACAAAGTTAGGACACCCTTCCCCATATAGGCTAGTTTTTACATCTTTGGCTGTTTCAAGCCACCCAATAGCATCCCAATAAGATAATTTGAGTTTGATTAAGTTCAGTTTGTTTAAATAGTGCCAACTCACAGCACATGTTGTCCTAAggtgctttgcaaaaaaaaaaaaaaaaaaaaagttgattcaatcaaatcatacagattccAAGTCAAGTACTTAGATTCCAGTTGATCCTAGTTATCAAAGTTTACTATTCAAAATCTGGCCTTTGGGTAGccatgtgatggactggtgacctgtccaaggtgtaccacAATTCtggcccaatgaccgctggaccCATCACCACCCTGCATGGATGagcgggtatagacaatggatggatgggctcTGACTGAGTTACGGGCTTTCCGTTTCTTGATAGCCAGTCCTTAGTGGATTTACAAAATGAGGGTTTTGGAGCAGCCTATCAAAATCTTGGACTTGAATCcaattgagatgctgtggtgTGATCTTAAACAAGCTTCTCAAGCttaaaaatgctttaatttGGCCAAATACAAGCCCTTCTGCAAAAAAGGATTTGCCCAAAACTCCCAGAGAAGTGTCCCCTGTGGCCTGTTAGATTTGCATAACTTACtcctttaataaattaaatcaaaaacacctttttatatTCACTCAGGGCAATTTTGCCTCGTATTAAAGTTTGTTGAATATTCTGAAATGCTGAAGTGACACCAAAAGAAACAAGTGAAGAAATCAGACAGGGTGGGGCAAACACTTGCAAAGCTCTGTATCTTGGaccatggagctgctgcagaattAGTTTGTGTTGGCAAAAAATTTTTGCATAAGGAAGAATAGAGTAGCGACCTGAACTGTAGTAACACTTAGTCCAAAATCATGGCAAATAACATATTAATCCTTCTACAAGTCAGTCGGGTTTGTAGGGTTTCATTACAGATTCTTACCGTTCCTGAGAGTAAATGAATAAAGAACTCGTAGAAGACCACCAACCCTTGAGGATTAGGGTTGTACTCCATACATTCCTTGTCACCTGAAAAACACATCAATCACAAGCTTAAATATCTGAGCTACAAAATAATTGCCGACTATGTTTCTGTACATTTTATTGATCTCTGATCATAAAGGCCACATTGATTCCAGAATAgataaaactaacagaaacagacaaagaaggaaaactagtagggataaaaaaaaaaaaagccatacgTCTCATAATGTCACGGACATCCAGCTCATTCACATGGTGTGATATTTAAACCATGTGTCTGGCTGATGCTTACAGATGTGCTGTTATGTAAATGATCATTGTAACTTTAATATCTAGCTTCACAGCCCACCTCCGGCTCTGTGTGGCCGTTGCTTGGAAACTGTGTGATTAAACTGTGAGAGGTGCTTCCTGTTTGATTAAAAGAAACTGCTTAAGATGAGAACACAGGAAACAAGGCTGATATCAAGAAAGATAACGTGCGCCACTGAAACCTGTGTGTGGGAACAGAAGGGACAAAACGTCACCTGTGATGTTCCCCACTTCGGTCCCCACGGATCTGAATACGATGTTGGGGATGAGGACGAATCCGCCAAGCAGCAGGAAGGAGAGAAAATTGAGAACCACCAAGAATCGAAGGAAGAAGAAGTAAGACTGGACACCACCTCCAAAGTTCCCTGTGGGGTAAAAGAGAGCAGGGTTTCACATGTTGGCCCGAGCTGTTTCCATTTACGGCCATTTGCAGGTATAAATTAGCTGCCCTACCTCCAATCTTTTGCAGGGTTTTGCCCCACAGtgagaaaaagtaaagaaactCTCTGAG is from Fundulus heteroclitus isolate FHET01 chromosome 3, MU-UCD_Fhet_4.1, whole genome shotgun sequence and encodes:
- the tmc4 gene encoding transmembrane channel-like protein 7, with protein sequence MAGEQQRPGSVLTGSGYQESLRLRWGSSQMSTQNYQHFNWGTSHAVEDEKGGSEPARELRSTPLTMAQKRELWQVQQMQVPSQISGGSWKHKRTKYVRKFKSQLREFLYFFSLWGKTLQKIGGNFGGGVQSYFFFLRFLVVLNFLSFLLLGGFVLIPNIVFRSVGTEVGNITGDKECMEYNPNPQGLVVFYEFFIHLLSGTGFMEYSYMFYGYYNNTVVQDDNFSYNIPLAYLFTAVFYFAFCLLCIIVRMGKAAQVAVTTGGRSVSNYSMTVFTGWDYGCLGSKATKLKQRNIYYQLQVDLEEERLKKHAASLTLCSKVILYSSRVLMFLVAAGLIGAAIFAIKIATEFSQGNSEVEGILGLFYEYLPSIVITSGNFLVPLLCDQIALIEKYPPGATVIMALLRAVILRLISLGILLYTLWYQITCGEDKEDCKLCQYNHEAYPCWETRVGQEMYKLTLFDLLVNIALLVLVEFPRRMVVDNWSCKLSKWVGRQEFVVPSNVLGLVYGQTVVWTGALFCPLLPLINTVKFVILFYCKKITLFYNCRPAIRTFRSTTSAFFFLAVLLFGWILALVVMIYSLAVIHPSQACGPFRNLPRMWQTVPNSFYNLSKVTQDFLFFIGSQAFSIPLFALSCVVMCYIIALASIYGKSVALLRAQLKLVGRDKQFLVKQIETMKLLTQQQNEGEQK